A single Carnobacterium alterfunditum DSM 5972 DNA region contains:
- a CDS encoding glycerol dehydratase reactivase beta/small subunit family protein, with protein sequence MSNPVIKVVSYVNEYTLAPLLFGMEEEEIPFEVIDLDSGCDLCQAAYQASVQSSLSVGLAINRSHAILHYRNLPENEPLFEIDIQNVLEVMKLGTNAARLVKGIPFKH encoded by the coding sequence ATGAGTAACCCAGTTATCAAAGTAGTAAGTTATGTTAATGAATATACATTAGCGCCTCTGTTATTTGGGATGGAAGAAGAAGAGATTCCGTTTGAGGTAATTGATTTAGATAGTGGTTGTGACCTTTGTCAAGCAGCTTATCAAGCTTCTGTACAGTCTTCGTTGTCGGTAGGATTAGCAATTAATCGCAGTCACGCTATTCTCCATTATAGAAATTTGCCTGAAAATGAACCATTATTTGAGATAGATATACAGAATGTTTTAGAGGTCATGAAGCTTGGTACTAATGCAGCAAGATTAGTTAAGGGCATCCCCTTTAAACATTAA
- a CDS encoding SDR family oxidoreductase has protein sequence MMKVLVTGASGNVGSYVTRELVKLKEPVVAAGTNIQKLSDLFGNQVETVYFDFQDKTTFDKALEGVDRVFLMRPPHLGKPEDLYPIIDAVKAHNIKLVTFLSLMGVENNPIPPHHKIEKYIEKLEIPYAHVRPGFFMQNLSGIHSTEIREENKIFIPAGRSKTSFIDAADIGLATAVLLHDPEKYKNTAHTITGPEALDYFEVAEILSKVTRRKITYTKPGYLKYRNYYIKKRGLDKAYVNVTVALYFMTRMGTAKEITNGFYELTYRKPRTFEEFSKDNLKYFT, from the coding sequence ATGATGAAGGTATTAGTGACGGGTGCATCAGGGAATGTCGGAAGCTATGTAACAAGAGAATTAGTGAAACTTAAAGAACCAGTAGTGGCTGCAGGTACGAATATTCAAAAATTAAGTGATCTATTTGGGAATCAGGTTGAAACTGTCTATTTTGATTTTCAAGACAAGACCACTTTCGACAAAGCATTGGAGGGTGTAGATAGAGTATTTCTTATGAGACCTCCTCACCTTGGGAAGCCCGAGGATTTATATCCGATCATTGATGCAGTTAAAGCTCATAATATTAAACTAGTGACCTTTCTTTCTTTGATGGGTGTTGAAAATAATCCAATACCTCCACACCATAAGATCGAAAAGTATATTGAAAAACTAGAAATTCCTTATGCTCATGTTCGCCCAGGATTTTTCATGCAGAATTTATCTGGCATTCACTCTACTGAGATTAGAGAAGAAAATAAAATTTTTATTCCTGCTGGAAGAAGTAAAACTAGCTTTATCGACGCCGCTGACATAGGACTTGCAACAGCTGTTTTACTTCATGATCCAGAGAAATACAAAAATACAGCACATACAATAACCGGTCCAGAGGCTTTGGATTACTTTGAAGTAGCAGAGATTTTGAGCAAAGTAACCAGAAGAAAGATTACGTATACAAAACCTGGCTATTTGAAATATAGAAATTATTACATTAAAAAAAGAGGTCTTGATAAAGCCTATGTCAACGTGACAGTAGCATTATATTTTATGACAAGAATGGGAACAGCTAAAGAAATTACCAATGGCTTTTATGAATTAACTTATAGAAAACCGCGCACATTTGAAGAATTTTCTAAGGATAACCTGAAATACTTCACTTAA
- a CDS encoding NusG domain II-containing protein encodes MCREEKWRAIPIKKYLKSVKPFTIIIVSLLIFVSVLSTVIFAAQNTQNEASKLYAVISINGEEVDRFLLTENEKNQLITYYPAPGKYNIIEIDGERIRNKEDNSPRKIAVRTGWIQDSGQTILNLPHRLDIEIVSDNPEEAEIDVLSQ; translated from the coding sequence GTGTGTAGAGAAGAGAAGTGGAGGGCAATCCCGATTAAAAAATATCTGAAAAGTGTAAAACCTTTTACCATTATTATTGTCTCCCTGCTGATTTTTGTTTCTGTGTTATCAACGGTCATCTTTGCAGCACAAAATACGCAAAATGAAGCGAGCAAGCTATATGCGGTGATTTCTATCAATGGAGAGGAAGTAGACCGTTTCCTTTTGACAGAAAATGAGAAAAACCAGCTAATCACCTATTATCCGGCTCCCGGGAAGTATAATATTATCGAAATTGATGGGGAGCGAATTCGTAACAAGGAAGATAACAGCCCCCGAAAAATTGCCGTGCGGACAGGCTGGATTCAAGATTCTGGACAAACCATCCTTAACTTGCCCCATCGCTTGGATATCGAAATCGTGTCCGATAATCCAGAAGAGGCAGAGATTGATGTCCTATCCCAGTAA
- a CDS encoding VOC family protein: MSKGFLHHIELYVSDLKKSTDFWGRFLEDLGYHSFQKWENGQSWKLEETYIVFAQVQEPFSDNSYHRKNVGLNHLAFHASSRQHVDDMTQKLTNKGIPILYTKHHPFSGGGNHYAVYFEDPDRIKVELVAPELSK; encoded by the coding sequence TTGTCAAAAGGATTTCTTCATCATATTGAGCTCTATGTTTCTGATTTAAAAAAATCTACCGATTTTTGGGGACGGTTTCTTGAGGATTTAGGATATCATTCTTTTCAAAAATGGGAAAATGGACAAAGTTGGAAATTAGAAGAGACTTACATTGTTTTTGCCCAAGTACAAGAGCCTTTTTCAGATAATTCGTACCATAGAAAAAATGTAGGGTTAAATCATTTAGCTTTTCATGCGAGTTCACGACAACACGTAGATGATATGACTCAAAAACTAACAAACAAAGGGATTCCTATTCTTTATACAAAACACCACCCATTTTCCGGAGGTGGAAATCATTACGCTGTGTACTTTGAAGATCCAGATAGGATAAAAGTAGAACTTGTAGCTCCTGAACTATCTAAATAA
- a CDS encoding cob(I)yrinic acid a,c-diamide adenosyltransferase, which yields MAIYTKTGDEGSTSLFDGQRVKKYSNRVDVYGTFDECNAVISIAEKFSQIPENKEFLIKLQYKMFQLSGEIATVDSEMFATHSEQINQIDIKELEHIIDVYTERLPEIKTFILPGTSIAGSHLHLARTVCRRAERLLIQLSEEVEIRPETKQYINRLSDCLYILARSEDHYQKQEKQVDEIIIRYKERMGG from the coding sequence ATGGCGATCTATACTAAGACAGGAGACGAAGGTTCTACAAGTTTATTTGATGGTCAACGAGTTAAGAAATATTCAAATCGTGTTGACGTTTATGGAACGTTTGATGAATGTAATGCAGTAATTAGTATTGCTGAAAAATTTAGTCAGATTCCTGAGAATAAAGAGTTTCTAATTAAATTACAATATAAGATGTTTCAGTTATCTGGTGAAATAGCAACGGTTGATTCCGAGATGTTTGCAACACATAGTGAACAAATTAATCAAATAGACATTAAAGAGTTAGAACATATCATCGATGTCTATACCGAAAGATTACCTGAGATTAAAACATTTATTCTACCAGGAACTAGCATTGCGGGCTCGCATTTGCATTTAGCTAGAACAGTTTGCCGTAGAGCTGAACGTTTGTTGATTCAACTATCTGAAGAAGTAGAAATCCGACCTGAAACTAAACAATATATTAATCGTTTGTCAGATTGCTTATATATATTAGCTCGCTCAGAAGACCATTATCAAAAACAAGAAAAGCAAGTAGACGAAATAATCATAAGATATAAAGAACGGATGGGTGGATAA
- a CDS encoding dihydroxyacetone kinase has product MIEFKYDTQLLIEGENLSEDTINQNITQNFEGDCLLVVGDSDLIKLHFHTNKPWEIVEYCSSLGEVFDIVIEDMSRQERGLQG; this is encoded by the coding sequence ATGATTGAATTTAAGTACGATACACAATTATTAATAGAAGGTGAAAATTTATCTGAAGATACTATTAATCAAAATATAACTCAAAATTTTGAAGGAGATTGCTTACTTGTTGTTGGCGATTCTGATTTAATAAAATTACATTTCCATACAAATAAACCTTGGGAAATTGTAGAATATTGTTCTTCTTTGGGTGAAGTATTTGATATTGTTATCGAGGATATGAGTAGGCAAGAAAGAGGTTTACAAGGTTAA
- a CDS encoding type II toxin-antitoxin system RelE/ParE family toxin, whose translation MILLKVKFSSNIFRYLYFHKSNSEYIITHGFTKKPPSREITKAKEYRKDYLKRKGETDGK comes from the coding sequence ATAATCCTACTTAAAGTAAAATTCTCAAGCAATATTTTTAGGTATTTATATTTCCATAAGAGCAATAGCGAATATATTATTACTCATGGTTTCACGAAAAAACCCCCTTCAAGAGAAATTACTAAAGCAAAAGAGTATCGTAAAGACTACCTAAAAAGAAAGGGTGAAACCGATGGAAAATAA
- a CDS encoding MarR family winged helix-turn-helix transcriptional regulator, protein MKESIMDSRDVVSRFCRLQMNKKMAIPIRASEMGALIFVQKSEDKVTPLMISNFFGIAKPSVTDMIDSLIKKTYLIKIPSKIDRRSYTVEVTGKGYELLESTAKEYLKTMDLLEEKMGDQKFSLFIQLLQEANELLSEE, encoded by the coding sequence ATGAAAGAAAGTATAATGGACAGCAGGGATGTTGTTTCAAGGTTTTGCCGTCTCCAGATGAATAAAAAGATGGCTATACCTATAAGAGCCAGTGAGATGGGTGCATTAATATTTGTGCAAAAAAGTGAAGATAAAGTGACACCGCTTATGATAAGTAATTTCTTCGGAATAGCAAAACCTTCTGTTACTGATATGATTGATTCACTAATTAAAAAAACATATTTAATTAAAATACCCTCTAAAATAGACAGAAGAAGTTATACGGTAGAAGTTACCGGAAAAGGCTATGAACTGCTAGAATCTACAGCTAAAGAATACCTTAAAACCATGGATTTACTGGAAGAGAAAATGGGGGATCAAAAATTTAGTTTGTTTATTCAATTGCTACAAGAAGCAAATGAACTATTAAGTGAGGAGTGA
- a CDS encoding fasciclin domain-containing protein has product MSKDLLKKLRLGLISFAAIGLLAGCATENTTDQDTMSDDTAMEESVEAKEDVVGIAQGNPDFSILVSALQKADLVETLQGEGPFTVFAPTNAAFEKLLGELDITADELLAQPDLAKVLTYHVVPGKVLAADLTDGMKAETVNGEELMFDLSGDPMVNKSMITQTDIEATNGVVHSIDTVLVPSDFELQEVAE; this is encoded by the coding sequence ATGAGCAAAGATTTATTGAAGAAGTTACGATTAGGTTTAATTTCGTTCGCAGCCATTGGATTGTTAGCAGGATGTGCAACAGAGAACACGACTGATCAGGATACAATGAGTGACGATACAGCTATGGAAGAATCTGTTGAAGCTAAAGAAGATGTTGTCGGTATTGCACAAGGTAATCCTGATTTTAGTATTTTAGTATCTGCTCTTCAAAAAGCAGACCTTGTTGAAACTCTTCAAGGTGAGGGTCCTTTTACAGTATTTGCACCAACTAACGCTGCGTTTGAAAAACTGTTAGGTGAATTAGATATTACAGCTGATGAATTACTCGCACAACCTGATTTAGCAAAAGTTCTTACGTATCATGTCGTTCCTGGTAAAGTTTTAGCTGCTGATTTAACAGATGGCATGAAAGCAGAAACAGTTAACGGAGAAGAATTAATGTTTGATCTTTCAGGAGATCCAATGGTCAACAAATCTATGATTACTCAAACAGATATTGAAGCAACAAACGGCGTTGTACACTCGATTGATACCGTTTTGGTTCCTTCTGATTTTGAATTACAAGAAGTGGCAGAGTAA
- a CDS encoding IS5 family transposase (programmed frameshift): protein MMSIERYELTDVQWNQIKNLFPEYHTGRPPKSNRIMFNAVLWIARSGAAWRDLPKERYGSWKTVYSRFCLWRDTGLLESLFITLNYEADYENLSIDSTVVTAHQQSAGAKKGGLNSVISQHIGKSSGGHTTKIHVIVDGLGNPLYFQLSGGNLHDSVLAIEVLQHVEIQGSNVIGDRAYGSLDIRTYVTNHDATYTIPPKKNTKEPWTVDWWLYKERHLVECFFNKLKHFRHIATRYDKLATSYLAFVYIAAIFLLTK from the exons ATGATGAGTATTGAACGTTATGAGCTGACTGATGTGCAGTGGAATCAAATCAAAAATCTGTTTCCTGAATATCACACAGGTAGACCACCTAAAAGCAATCGTATAATGTTCAATGCTGTTTTATGGATTGCTAGAAGCGGTGCTGCTTGGCGAGATCTGCCAAAAGAACGTTACGGATCATGGAAAACGGTCTATAGCCGCTTTTGTTTATGGCGTGATACTGGTTTACTTGAATCCCTTTTTATTACGTTGAATTATGAAGCAGATTACGAAAACTTGAGTATCGATTCAACCGTTGTAACGGCGCATCAGCAGAGTGCCGGTGCAAAAAAAGGGGGCT TAAATTCTGTCATCTCGCAACATATCGGTAAAAGCAGTGGTGGGCACACAACAAAAATACATGTCATCGTAGACGGATTAGGAAATCCATTATATTTTCAGCTATCAGGTGGAAATCTCCATGATAGTGTTCTCGCTATTGAAGTTCTTCAACACGTTGAAATACAAGGCAGTAATGTTATTGGCGATCGTGCATACGGTTCTTTAGACATTCGGACTTATGTGACGAATCACGATGCGACTTATACCATTCCACCAAAGAAAAATACAAAAGAACCTTGGACTGTTGATTGGTGGCTATATAAAGAACGTCATTTGGTGGAGTGTTTCTTTAATAAGTTAAAGCATTTCCGTCATATCGCGACACGTTATGATAAACTCGCAACGTCCTACTTAGCCTTTGTATATATAGCAGCTATTTTTCTCTTAACCAAATAG
- a CDS encoding DUF4430 domain-containing protein, with translation MKKTSNLILSLLMAGILTTGCGISETQDRTNSSEEQVESITAKDKSKEVSANVKVLVAGEEVEDVELAVDNGVILLDAMKENMIIEETDGFINSINGVEQSEKDNKFWIYTANDEEATVGANEYELLDGDQVVWELTEF, from the coding sequence ATGAAAAAGACGAGCAACTTAATTTTAAGCTTATTAATGGCCGGGATATTGACGACCGGTTGTGGGATTTCAGAAACCCAAGATAGAACAAACAGTTCTGAAGAACAAGTAGAATCAATTACTGCAAAAGATAAATCTAAAGAAGTTTCAGCTAATGTGAAAGTTTTAGTTGCAGGGGAAGAAGTAGAGGATGTCGAATTAGCGGTGGATAATGGAGTCATCCTTTTAGATGCTATGAAAGAAAATATGATAATTGAAGAAACTGATGGATTTATTAACAGCATTAACGGCGTCGAACAATCAGAAAAAGATAACAAATTCTGGATTTATACAGCAAACGATGAAGAAGCAACAGTTGGCGCAAACGAATACGAATTGTTAGATGGAGATCAAGTAGTTTGGGAACTAACGGAATTCTAA
- a CDS encoding UPF0236 family transposase-like protein produces the protein MKRNDWKNVQFIFGPVRYRRTLMVDQESQNHYLLDDWLGIRNYQRHNPLVEVKEAELASKCTYRGADELLK, from the coding sequence GTGAAACGAAACGATTGGAAAAACGTTCAGTTTATTTTTGGTCCTGTTCGTTATCGTCGCACCTTAATGGTCGATCAAGAGAGTCAAAATCATTATCTACTAGATGACTGGTTAGGTATTCGAAACTACCAACGCCATAATCCACTCGTAGAAGTGAAAGAGGCAGAACTAGCTAGCAAGTGTACTTACCGGGGCGCCGATGAATTATTGAAGTAA
- a CDS encoding metal ABC transporter substrate-binding protein, with protein sequence MKKVNTVKLLVSLFGSTALLVACGTESSQSGSTSEVESSESNNEKLQIVTTFYPMYDFTKNVVQDTADVSLLIPAGTEPHDFEPSAKMVADIENADVFIYNSDDMETWVPSVLENIKDSETVIVNASEGIDFIHNEELEEHDHEEDHEEYHVHAIDPHVWLDPVLAQTEVLTIQAGLIEADPDNVDLYEANAEVYIQKLDNLNQEFEKAFEGAENRTFVTQHAAFAYLAQQYDLTQIAISGLSPELEPSPAKLAELSVFAKENNVNHIYFEDNASSKIAETLATEVGVELAVLSPIEGITQEDQDLGIDYIQLMKNNLESLKKSIN encoded by the coding sequence ATGAAAAAGGTTAACACAGTAAAGTTATTAGTATCATTGTTTGGTTCAACTGCCTTATTAGTAGCATGTGGAACAGAAAGTTCCCAGTCTGGAAGCACAAGTGAGGTAGAAAGCAGTGAGAGTAATAATGAAAAATTGCAAATTGTAACTACTTTTTATCCCATGTACGATTTTACAAAAAATGTCGTTCAGGATACTGCTGATGTTTCTTTATTAATACCTGCAGGAACAGAACCACATGATTTTGAACCGAGTGCAAAAATGGTTGCAGATATCGAAAATGCTGATGTTTTTATTTACAATAGCGATGATATGGAAACATGGGTACCTAGTGTATTAGAAAACATTAAAGATAGCGAGACAGTAATTGTTAATGCAAGTGAAGGAATAGACTTTATTCATAATGAAGAATTGGAAGAACATGATCATGAAGAAGATCATGAAGAATACCATGTTCATGCTATTGATCCTCATGTATGGTTAGATCCTGTTTTGGCTCAAACAGAAGTATTGACTATTCAGGCGGGTCTTATAGAAGCGGATCCAGATAATGTAGACCTTTATGAAGCTAATGCTGAAGTTTACATTCAAAAATTAGATAACTTAAATCAAGAATTTGAAAAAGCATTTGAAGGAGCAGAAAATCGTACTTTTGTTACTCAACATGCAGCGTTTGCTTACCTTGCTCAGCAATATGATCTGACTCAGATTGCAATTTCAGGATTATCTCCTGAATTAGAACCAAGTCCAGCAAAGCTAGCTGAATTGTCTGTCTTTGCAAAAGAAAATAACGTAAACCATATTTATTTTGAAGATAATGCTTCTTCTAAAATAGCTGAAACATTAGCAACTGAGGTTGGAGTAGAATTAGCTGTGTTAAGCCCAATTGAAGGAATAACTCAAGAAGATCAAGATTTAGGTATAGACTATATTCAACTCATGAAAAATAATCTTGAATCTTTAAAGAAAAGTATTAATTAA
- a CDS encoding glycerol-3-phosphate dehydrogenase/oxidase: MIPTNVVSDYNSGDNFKNTYDSFTKVVDIVTKYKEKTGGRLAVEDVLSSLESELSEGDNNPSAG, encoded by the coding sequence TTGATTCCGACAAATGTTGTATCGGATTATAATAGTGGCGACAATTTCAAGAATACATACGATAGTTTTACTAAAGTCGTTGATATTGTTACAAAATATAAAGAAAAAACGGGTGGTAGATTAGCAGTAGAAGATGTTTTAAGTAGTTTAGAAAGTGAATTATCAGAAGGGGATAACAATCCTTCAGCTGGCTAA
- a CDS encoding IS30 family transposase, whose protein sequence is MTYTHITMDELVMIEAYYHQGVPVAKIATYLNRTRTPINNVIRFFKAGHTAFDHYLRYKKNKKQCGRKKIDLPKEQQLYIKGKVAEGWTPDVIIGRKEMTIDCSVRTLYRQFKERIFDEVTLPMKGKRKPNGHQERRGRQAYKRNISERIIDYPTFKEEFGHIEGDTIVGVHHKSAVITLVEILSKAIITLKPKGRKACDIENAMNQWFQAIPKNLFKSITFDCGKEFSNWKSLCNQHDVAIYFADPGTPSQRALNENSNGLLRKDGLPKKMDFNEVDQTFVSSVAHKRNNIPRKSLNYQTPLEVFMSYMDEDSLYSLI, encoded by the coding sequence ATGACCTATACCCATATTACCATGGATGAACTAGTGATGATAGAAGCTTATTACCACCAAGGTGTTCCAGTTGCTAAAATAGCTACTTACTTGAATCGTACTCGTACACCGATTAATAATGTTATCAGGTTCTTCAAAGCAGGACACACAGCTTTCGACCATTACCTACGGTATAAAAAAAACAAGAAACAGTGTGGACGCAAAAAAATTGATTTACCAAAAGAACAACAGCTTTATATCAAGGGAAAAGTAGCTGAGGGCTGGACGCCGGATGTCATTATTGGCCGTAAAGAAATGACAATAGACTGTTCCGTACGAACACTTTATAGGCAGTTTAAAGAAAGAATATTCGATGAAGTTACACTCCCGATGAAAGGGAAAAGAAAACCTAACGGACATCAAGAACGTAGAGGTAGACAAGCTTATAAACGAAATATCTCTGAAAGAATAATAGACTATCCCACATTTAAAGAAGAGTTTGGTCATATCGAAGGAGATACCATTGTAGGTGTTCACCACAAAAGTGCGGTTATTACTCTAGTAGAGATTTTATCAAAAGCTATCATTACCTTAAAGCCCAAAGGGCGTAAAGCCTGCGACATTGAGAATGCCATGAATCAATGGTTCCAAGCCATACCAAAAAATTTATTCAAATCCATTACGTTTGATTGCGGAAAGGAGTTTTCCAACTGGAAATCTTTGTGCAACCAACATGATGTCGCTATTTACTTCGCTGATCCTGGAACGCCTTCACAACGAGCTTTAAATGAGAATTCTAATGGACTTCTTCGAAAAGATGGATTGCCAAAAAAAATGGATTTCAACGAAGTTGACCAGACTTTCGTATCATCTGTTGCACACAAACGAAATAACATTCCAAGGAAGTCACTAAATTACCAAACACCGTTGGAAGTTTTTATGAGTTATATGGATGAAGATAGTTTGTATAGCTTAATTTGA
- a CDS encoding nucleotidyltransferase family protein, whose translation MEAYDGVAHFPETQTAVTLRLHNKEIEILAPYGLKDLFEMKVKPTTLYQNDSYFNSLYIERVTSKQWKKIWDKLSLEI comes from the coding sequence ATGGAGGCATACGATGGAGTCGCTCACTTTCCAGAAACACAGACAGCAGTTACTCTAAGACTTCATAATAAAGAAATTGAAATTTTAGCTCCTTATGGATTAAAAGACTTGTTTGAAATGAAGGTAAAACCTACAACGCTTTATCAAAATGATAGCTATTTTAATTCATTGTATATTGAGAGGGTTACAAGTAAACAATGGAAGAAAATATGGGACAAATTATCTTTAGAAATTTAA
- a CDS encoding GlcG/HbpS family heme-binding protein, whose translation MENKNIEKALTYLKAEPNFDEKIEKVIAYLKAETYFEKDNLYRIIDVAEQKAQEINVPITICITDMSGHPRMFYHMPEANIASITLAPKKANTAIMMRKPTKELNKDTVPNGELYQIETMLNGEMVTFAGGIPLVCHGQVIGAVGVSGGSVEEDQLICELSVKTFFEGE comes from the coding sequence ATGGAAAATAAAAATATTGAAAAAGCTCTTACTTATTTAAAAGCTGAACCTAATTTTGATGAAAAAATTGAAAAAGTCATTGCGTATCTAAAAGCCGAAACTTATTTTGAAAAAGACAATCTATATCGTATTATCGATGTAGCGGAACAAAAAGCACAAGAAATTAATGTTCCAATCACAATTTGTATTACTGATATGAGTGGACATCCAAGAATGTTTTATCATATGCCTGAAGCTAACATTGCAAGTATTACACTAGCTCCCAAAAAAGCTAATACAGCTATTATGATGCGCAAACCAACTAAAGAGTTAAATAAAGATACAGTACCCAATGGAGAATTATATCAAATAGAAACTATGTTGAATGGTGAAATGGTTACCTTTGCTGGTGGTATCCCACTGGTCTGTCATGGTCAAGTGATTGGAGCAGTTGGTGTAAGTGGTGGCTCAGTAGAGGAAGATCAGTTAATCTGTGAGTTATCAGTAAAAACATTTTTTGAAGGAGAATAG
- a CDS encoding cation diffusion facilitator family transporter codes for MKRFFKWVENRSEEKEIRTTFGTLAGKVGLLSNLLLFVMKLMIGLFSGSVSIIADAMNNLSDSASSVLTLIGFRIAAKPADKKHPYGHQRSEYITGMIISFIILFVGGQFLITSIKRILQPESLQTSSVMFVILILSIGIKVAQGYFYQETARHIKSKTLLASAKDSFNDVYTTLTVFVSAGIEHFTGWQIDGYTGVIIAIFILFSGAQMISGFINVLLGDRPNEEELKLITDHLDNQQLIIGYHDLLIHNYGPEKKFATVHIEIDDRWNLNRSHKVLTGIEKEFKNKLKINLVCHLDPIAVRSKEQQKVYKLVKELLNSYELNLQLHDFRLENKDDLPLIQFDVVVPENISLTNEQLLIGIEKDINQKIGSYAIELVFDRTYLLKK; via the coding sequence ATGAAAAGATTTTTTAAATGGGTAGAAAATCGAAGTGAAGAAAAAGAAATTAGGACCACTTTTGGTACTTTAGCGGGTAAGGTAGGCTTACTTTCTAACCTCCTGTTATTTGTAATGAAATTGATGATTGGTTTATTCTCAGGGAGTGTTTCAATTATAGCTGATGCAATGAATAATTTATCAGATTCAGCTTCTTCAGTTTTAACACTGATTGGATTCCGGATAGCTGCTAAGCCAGCAGATAAAAAACATCCCTATGGTCATCAGCGATCAGAATACATTACAGGTATGATTATTTCTTTCATTATCTTGTTTGTGGGTGGACAATTTCTCATAACGTCAATTAAACGTATTTTGCAACCAGAAAGCTTGCAAACATCTTCTGTAATGTTCGTAATTTTGATTTTATCAATAGGTATCAAAGTCGCTCAAGGTTACTTTTATCAAGAAACAGCTCGACATATCAAATCTAAAACATTGTTGGCTAGTGCAAAAGACAGCTTTAACGATGTTTATACAACACTTACCGTATTCGTATCTGCTGGAATTGAGCATTTTACCGGCTGGCAAATCGATGGTTATACAGGGGTAATAATTGCTATCTTTATTCTTTTCAGCGGTGCTCAAATGATTAGCGGATTCATTAATGTTTTATTAGGAGACCGTCCAAATGAAGAAGAACTCAAATTAATAACGGATCATTTAGACAATCAGCAATTAATCATTGGCTACCATGACTTACTGATCCATAATTATGGCCCTGAGAAAAAATTTGCAACTGTTCATATTGAAATTGACGATAGGTGGAATCTAAATCGATCCCATAAAGTGCTCACTGGGATTGAAAAAGAATTTAAAAACAAGTTAAAAATTAATTTAGTTTGTCACTTGGATCCAATTGCCGTTCGTAGTAAAGAACAACAAAAAGTATATAAACTTGTTAAAGAACTATTAAATTCCTATGAATTAAACTTACAATTACATGATTTTAGACTTGAAAATAAAGATGATCTACCTTTAATTCAATTCGACGTTGTCGTTCCAGAAAACATATCATTGACAAATGAACAGCTTTTAATCGGAATTGAAAAAGACATTAATCAAAAAATAGGCTCATATGCAATTGAACTCGTTTTTGATAGGACCTATTTATTGAAAAAATAA